The following are encoded in a window of Ruminiclostridium herbifermentans genomic DNA:
- a CDS encoding type IV pilus twitching motility protein PilT has protein sequence MLLEDLLKKAREIGASDLHITVGVPPTYRQNGRLITFDDYRLLPADTKELVRNMLNDEQWRVYEENGELDLSFSLQGMARFRANVYKQRGTCCAAIRIVNLTIPSFDELGIPDIVKELSKKTKGLILVTGPTGSGKSTTLASIIDMINKERDCHILTLEDPIEYLHRHNKSIVNQREIGNDSHSYAAALRAALREDPDVILVGEMRDIETIAIAVTAAETGHLVLSTLHTIGAANTIDRIIDVFPPHQQQQIRVQLSSVIQGVISQQLIPRKDVAGRAAAVEIMVANPAIRNLIREGKTHQINSQIQMGSRFGMQTMDSSIANLYKKGVISQEEALIHATDQENLMRFMG, from the coding sequence ATGTTACTGGAAGATTTGCTAAAAAAGGCTAGAGAGATTGGAGCTTCTGATTTACATATTACAGTTGGAGTCCCACCTACATACAGACAAAATGGAAGGCTTATTACATTTGATGACTATAGATTACTCCCAGCTGATACTAAAGAGTTAGTGCGAAATATGCTAAATGATGAACAGTGGAGGGTATATGAAGAAAATGGGGAACTGGACTTATCATTTTCTTTACAGGGAATGGCAAGGTTCAGGGCAAATGTTTACAAACAAAGAGGTACCTGTTGTGCTGCAATAAGAATAGTAAATTTAACAATACCGTCTTTTGATGAACTTGGAATACCTGACATTGTAAAGGAACTGAGTAAAAAAACAAAAGGTTTGATATTGGTAACAGGGCCAACAGGCAGCGGAAAATCAACAACATTGGCTTCCATAATAGATATGATAAATAAAGAAAGAGATTGTCATATTCTAACTTTGGAGGATCCTATAGAGTATCTTCATCGACATAATAAATCAATTGTTAACCAGAGGGAAATAGGAAATGATTCTCATTCATATGCAGCAGCGCTAAGAGCTGCATTAAGAGAAGATCCGGATGTTATTTTAGTAGGTGAGATGAGAGATATTGAGACAATTGCAATAGCTGTCACAGCTGCTGAAACAGGGCATCTTGTACTTTCAACACTGCATACCATAGGGGCTGCTAATACAATTGACAGAATAATTGACGTATTTCCGCCTCATCAGCAACAGCAGATTCGTGTACAACTTTCCTCAGTTATTCAAGGTGTTATATCACAGCAGCTCATCCCACGTAAGGATGTTGCAGGTAGAGCTGCAGCAGTTGAAATAATGGTTGCCAATCCAGCAATTAGAAACCTGATTCGAGAAGGTAAAACCCATCAAATTAATTCACAAATACAGATGGGTTCAAGGTTTGGCATGCAGACAATGGACAGCAGCATTGCGAATTTATACAAAAAAGGTGTTATAAGCCAGGAAGAAGCATTAATACATGCAACTGATCAAGAAAATCTGATGCGATTTATGGGGTGA